One window of Pelmatolapia mariae isolate MD_Pm_ZW linkage group LG18, Pm_UMD_F_2, whole genome shotgun sequence genomic DNA carries:
- the LOC134617283 gene encoding uncharacterized protein LOC134617283, protein MHSTPTDIKNTVVGQRQQTDSSDHDFPDHCSEIIDLTSIVPNKSFKLESRHKLPEDLEFRLPDIDEADTVLWNPEEDLVRADGDDTVVITLNYVNSEDLRQNADTNGLPMDGFLLPLSSTNGLPTSHMQSIQEEATQIAQDHGLNFIAQGLPLDSSSQLSPSNSGDPQSPLHVSVHRIKVVDDLLAVFMDSSIMNETLKMNFVNENAVDDAGVSREVYTAFWEQFLEQCEGETERVPRLRPDFSEAEWQAVGQIWVKGLLDHGVFPVRLSKAFILACIHGMDSVDVDILIASFLNYLPPVERSAVNKALQGTMDENDEEDLLDLFTRMGSHFLPPKNNMQPAIETMAHKAILQEPKYIMDCFSTPMARLQLKLSGKESVLSLYETKKATGKRLVQLFETTKLMLSHGEQTTFNHLQRYVKNADETKAEKILRFCTGSSVICVDKILVCFNAETGLNRRPVAHTCGATLEVPCTYSSYPEFRTKFDNILFSNYFEMDII, encoded by the exons ATGCATTCAACCCcaacagacattaaaaacactgtCGTGGGACAGCGGCAGCAGACTGACTCAAGTGATCATGATTTCCCTGACCACTGCTCTGAAATTATTGATCTGACCAGTATAGTTCCTAACAAATCCTTCAAACTAGAGTCCCGGCACAAACTTCCAGAAGATTTGGAATTTCGTCTTCCAGACATAGACGAAGCGGATACGGTTCTATGGAATCCTGAAGAGGATCTTGTCAGAGCAGATGGTGATGACACAGTCGTGATAACCCTGAATTATGTCAACAGTGAGGATCTCAGACAG AATGCCGACACAAATGGATTACCTATGGATGGTTTCCTGCTCCCATTGTCTTCAACTAATGGCTTGCCCACATCCCATATGCAGTCAATACAGGAGGAAGCAACCCAGATTGCACAG GACCATGGACTGAATTTCATCGCACAAGGTTTGCCTTTAGATTCAAGCAGCCAACTTTCCCCATCAAATTCAGGAGACCCACAGAGCCCCCTACATGTATCAGTTCACAGGATAAAAGTTGTTGATGATCTTTTGGCTGTATTTATGGACAGTAGCATTATGAATGAGACTTTAAAGATGAactttgtaaatgaaaatgctgtTGATGATGCTGGGGTGTCAAGGGAGGTTTACACTGCATTTTGGGAGCAATTTTTGGAACAGTGTGAAGGTGAAACTGAACGAGTTCCAAGGCTGAGGCCAGACTTTAGTGAGGCTGAATGGCAAGCAGTTGGGCAGATATGGGTGAAAGGCTTACTAGACCATGGTGTCTTTCCAGTGAGGCTGTCAAAGGCTTTCATTTTAGCCTGCATCCACGGAATGGACTCAGTTGATGTAGACATTCTGATTGCATCGTTTCTCAACTATCTCCCTCCTGTTGAGAGATCTGCTGTCAACAAGGCTCTCCAAGGCACAATGGATGAAAATGATGAAGAGGACCTGCTTGATCTTTTTACAAGGATGGGTTCCCACTTCCTACCACCTAAGAACAACATGCAGCCTGCCATTGAAACAATGGCTCATAAGGCCATTCTCCAAGAGCCAAAGTATATAATGGATTGCTTCTCCACACCCATGGCACGTCTGCAGCTGAAACTGTCAGGCAAGGAAAGTGTGTTGTCTCTGTATGAGACAAAGAAGGCCACAGGCAAAAGACTAGTGCAGCTGtttgaaacaacaaaattgaTGCTGTCTCACGGAGAACAGACAACCTTTAACCATCTTCAGCGTTATGTTAAAAACGCTGATGAAACCAAAGCTGAGAAAATCCTGCGCTTCTGCACAGGATCTTCTGTGATATGTGTTGACAAAATTTTGGTGTGCTTTAATGCTGAAACTGGGCTCAACAGAAGGCCTGTTGCTCACACCTGTGGAGCTACCCTTGAAGTGCCATGCACTTACAGTTCTTATCCTGAATTTCGCACCAAGTTCGACAATATCCTTTTCAGCAATTACTTTGAAATGGACATCATTTGA